A single region of the Salvia splendens isolate huo1 chromosome 18, SspV2, whole genome shotgun sequence genome encodes:
- the LOC121777044 gene encoding oligopeptide transporter 5-like produces the protein METDATNPVPSDPKKPVNAIETIEEVNDSPIEEVRLTVAITDDPTLPCLTFRTWVLGIISCAALAFLNQFFVYRQNALSVSSVAAQILVLPVGKLMAATLPTEPVKIPGTKWSFTMNPGPFNLKEHCLITIFANAGVTGVYAVNIITIIKAFYHRKINLVAAMLLTHSTQLLGYGWAGIFRKFLVDSPYMWWPSNLVQVSLFRALHEVEVRRKGGLTRLQFFTVVSVSSFCYYIVPNFLFPSITALSFLCWIWKDSVTAHQLGGGIRGLGLGSIAFDWSTIAAFAGSPLAAPGFAIINLLVGFILIVYVMLPIAYWNNLYNAKRFPIISAHVFDATGATYNTSTILTGKSFEFDRAGYDSYSKVNLSIFFVLIYGLNFAALASTVSHVALFHGRTIWQQTKASFQEKFGDIHTRLMRKNYEPVPQWWFHSLLIMVVAISMLACEGFGRQLQLPYWGVALAMMLAFVFTLPVGVIAATTNQPAGLNVISEMIIGYLYPGKPLANVVFKTYGTISMSQAITFLSDFKLGHYMKIPPKSMFLVQLVGTVITSLVSFGTAWWLLTSIKHICDPKNLPPGSPWTCPGDDVFYNASIIWGVVGPLRMFGKLGLYQEMNYFFLFGLVAPIPGWYFARKYPEKRWIRCINIPIVLSGTLGMPVAKAVNCVSWLTMGILFNLVVYRRYKGWWARHNYILSAGLDVGVAFMGTLCYFALQYNGIVGPSWWGLHIDDHCPLSKCPTAPGIKVDQCPVH, from the exons ATGGAGACCGATGCTACGAACCCTGTGCCGTCTGATCCCAAGAAGCCTGTCAATGCAATAGAAACAATCG AGGAGGTGAATGATTCTCCAATTGAGGAAGTCCGGCTGACAGTAGCGATAACGGATGATCCTACGTTGCCATGTCTGACGTTTCGGACATGGGTGCTGGGGATAATATCATGTGCAGCTCTAGCGTTCTTGAACCAGTTCTTCGTGTATCGCCAGAACGCCCTCTCTGTATCGTCTGTTGCTGCTCAGATTTTAGTCCTTCCCGTTGGGAAGCTCATGGCTGCAACTCTGCCAACAGAGCCAGTCAAGATTCCTGGAACGAAATGGTCCTTCACTATGAATCCAGGGCCCTTCAACTTAAAGGAGCATTGCCTCATCACTATATTCGCCAATGCAGGCGTAACGGGGGTGTATGCAGTCAacatcatcaccatcatcaaGGCGTTTTACCATCGGAAAATCAACCTTGTGGCTGCTATGCTACTCACACATAGCACACAG TTGCTTGGGTACGGCTGGGCTGGAATTTTCCGCAAGTTTCTGGTAGATTCCCCCTACATGTGGTGGCCTTCCAACCTCGTTCAAGTGTCTCTCTTCAGAGCATTGCATGAGGTCGAAGTCAGGCGAAAAGGAGGCCTCACCCGGCTGCAATTCTTCACCGTAGTCTCTGTTTCGAGCTTTTGTTATTACATAGTCCCAAACTTTCTGTTCCCATCCATCACTGCTCTCTCCTTTTTATGCTGGATATGGAAAGATTCTGTAACAGCACATCAGTTAGGAGGAGGGATTCGAGGCTTGGGACTGGGCTCGATCGCGTTTGATTGGTCAACCATTGCAGCTTTTGCAGGCAGCCCTCTAGCAGCCCCCGGCTTTGCTATAATCAACTTGTTGGTTGGCTTCATATTGATAGTCTATGTTATGTTGCCAATAGCTTATTGGAACAATCTGTATAACGCAAAGCGATTCCCCATCATATCTGCACACGTCTTTGATGCTACTGGAGCGACATACAACACATCAACAATCCTGACTGGGAAGAGCTTTGAATTCGACCGTGCGGGATATGATAGTTACAGCAAGGTTAACCTCAGCATCTTCTTCGTATTGATCTACGGTCTCAACTTTGCAGCCTTGGCTTCTACTGTATCACACGTAGCGCTCTTCCATGGAAG AACAATCTGGCAGCAGACCAAGGCCTCATTTCAGGAAAAGTTCGGAGATATCCATACTAGGTTGATGAGGAAGAACTACGAACCTGTCCCCCAATGGTGGTTCCACAGCCTCCTGATCATGGTGGTTGCAATATCCATGCTTGCTTGTGAAGGCTTTGGAAGGCAACTGCAGCTTCCTTACTGGGGCGTAGCGTTGGCTATGATGTTGGCCTTCGTGTTCACCCTTCCTGTGGGTGTTATTGCAGCCACAACCAACCAG CCAGCAGGACTGAATGTAATCTCCGAGATGATCATTGGCTACCTGTATCCGGGGAAACCTCTAGCCAACGTCGTGTTCAAGACCTACGGCACCATAAGCATGTCGCAGGCCATCACGTTCCTCTCCGACTTCAAGCTTGGCCATTACATGAAAATCCCTCCAAAATCAATGTTCCTGGTTCAACTAGTGGGGACGGTGATCACTTCCTTGGTGAGCTTCGGCACAGCTTGGTGGCTCCTGACCTCCATTAAACACATTTGTGACCCAAAAAATCTGCCTCCGGGCAGTCCATGGACCTGCCCGGGGGACGACGTGTTCTACAACGCCTCCATAATCTGGGGCGTGGTTGGGCCACTTCGCATGTTCGGGAAGCTGGGGCTGTACCAGGAGATGAACTATTTCTTCCTGTTCGGGTTGGTGGCGCCCATCCCCGGCTGGTACTTTGCACGTAAGTACCCGGAGAAGAGGTGGATCAGGTGCATCAACATCCCCATCGTTCTGTCAGGGACACTGGGCATGCCTGTAGCCAAAGCTGTCAACTGCGTTTCTTGGTTGACAATGGGGATCCTCTTCAACTTGGTGGTGTACCGGAGATACAAGGGTTGGTGGGCTCGGCACAACTACATTCTATCTGCTGGCCTCGACGTCGGGGTGGCGTTCATGGGGACGCTCTGTTACTTCGCTCTGCAGTATAATGGCATCGTTGGACCTAGCTGGTGGGGGTTGCACATTGACGATCACTGCCCCTTGTCCAAGTGCCCCACCGCGCCTGGTATCAAGGTTGATCAATGCCCTGTGCACTGA
- the LOC121776017 gene encoding farnesyl pyrophosphate synthase-like, giving the protein MANLNGSASDLRATFLDVYSKLKSELLTDPAFEWTDGSRQWVERMLDYNVPGGKLNRGLSVIDSYKLLKEGKNLTDDEVFLASALGWCIEWLQAYFLVLDDIMDNSHTRRGQPCWFKVPKVGMIAINDGIILRNHIPRILKKHFRTKPYYVDLLDLFNEVEFQTASGQMIDLITTIEGEKDLSKYSLPLHRRIVQYKTAYYSFYLPVACALLMAGEDLEKHPTVKDVLIDMGIYFQVQDDYLDCYGEPEKIGKIGTDIEDFKCSWLVVKALELCNEEQKNTLLEHYGKENPADVAKIKALYNELNIQGAFAEFENKSYVKLNSSIEAHPSKSVQAVLKSFLGKIYKRQK; this is encoded by the exons ATGGCGAATCTCAACGGATCAGCGTCGGATCTGAGGGCCACGTTTCTCGATGTCTACTCCAAGCTGAAATCTGAGCTCTTGACCGACCCTGCTTTCGAGTGGACTGATGGCTCTCGCCAATGGGTCGAGCGT ATGCTGGACTACAATGTACCTGGAG GGAAGTTAAATCGTGGTCTGTCAGTTATTGATAGCTACAAATTActtaaagaaggaaaaaatCTAACTGATGATGAAGTGTTCCTAGCTAGTGCTCTTGGCTGGTGTATTGAATGG CTCCAGGCATATTTCCTTGTTCTTGATGATATTATGGATAATTCTCACACAAGACGTGGTCAGCCATGCTGGTTTAAAGTCCCCAAGGTTGGTATGATTGCAATCAATGATGGAATCATTCTCCGGAACCATATCCCCAGAATTCTTAAGAAGCACTTCAGAACAAAGCCTTACTATGTCGATCTGTTGGATTTGTTCAATGAG GTGGAATTTCAAACTGCCTCTGGACAGATGATAGATTTAATTACCactattgaaggagaaaaaGATTTGTCAAAATACTCATTGCCCCT TCATCGCCGCATTGTTCAGTACAAGACTGCCTATTACTCATTTTACCTCCCA GTCGCTTGTGCATTGCTCATGGCGGGTGAGGACCTGGAGAAACATCCAACAGTAAAAGATGTGCTTATCGATATGGGAATATACTTTCAAGTTCAGGATGACTATTTAGATTGCTATGGCGAGCCAGAAAAGATCGGGAAG ATTGGTACAGATATTGAAGATTTCAAATGTTCTTGGTTGGTTGTAAAGGCCCTGGAGCTTTGTAACGAAGAACAGAAAAACACTCTTTTG GAGCACTATGGAAAGGAAAATCCAGCTGATGTTGCAAAAATCAAAGCCCTCTACAACGAGCTAAATATCCAAGGCGCGTTTGCTGAGTTCGAGAACAAGAGCTACGTGAAACTAAACAGCTCGATTGAAGCTCATCCCAGCAAATCTGTGCAAGCAGTGCTCAAGTCTTTCTTGGGAAAGATATACAAGAGACAGAAATAA